A genomic window from Capsicum annuum cultivar UCD-10X-F1 unplaced genomic scaffold, UCD10Xv1.1 ctg53309, whole genome shotgun sequence includes:
- the LOC124893055 gene encoding kinesin-like protein KIN-14L: MKITSDYWETLTSSTHGKGSQIRRSLQTIGKLINGSDIKNQQKRTEAATPLSPFSWQNEENSSTASNARTLRRQSLTGIPLPTMSRRSSFGGGNVPDSCANESRNCKTPGASAKLTKRGL, from the exons ATGAAGATCACTTCAGACTATTGGGAAACTTTGACTAGCAGTACTCATGGAAAGGGATCTCAAATACGAAGATCACTTCAGACTATTGGGAAACTGATTAATGGTTCTGATATAAA GAACCAACAGAAAAGGACTGAAGCAGCAACCCCATTATCGCCTTTTAGTTGGCAAAATGAGGAGAATTCATCAACGGCATCTAATGCAAGGACACTGAGAAGACAATCCTTAACTGGCATCCCACTACCAACCATGTCGAGAAGATCTTCATTTGGAGGAGGGAACGTGCCAGATTCTT GTGCAAATGAAAGTAGAAATTGCAAAACTCCAGGCGCGTCAGCCAAGTTAACAAAGAGGGG